A stretch of Oryza brachyantha chromosome 4, ObraRS2, whole genome shotgun sequence DNA encodes these proteins:
- the LOC102707485 gene encoding poly(U)-specific endoribonuclease-B, with amino-acid sequence MDGLIKGLINVAIDAVEGAGRGGERVDGDAPRRHRPAREDEEEEVGRGDERSRSTWAEVVSDHKGGEPEERPDHRNSRREGRQERRDDEDWERVNARKQYQRNQYEEEDRRDSSSRRPQQQQQAPAYTRQQQDGKERNDGEWQTVGEKKRHGKPYQSEAWNAYKRPPSEQQYSEDAGRIHHALNVEPTREELNSLSNACNRLWELDMNRLTPGKDYRIECGEGKKVYQKGDMASETLFSWLGDDVLRKPTYSRFCALLDNYNPHQGYKEVKTQQDKHEEVAFIEEIARTAPIKYLHRYLVLKGVASQDYEDFKRTLTSLWFDLYGRGGSSSSSSAFEHVFVGEIKGRGQGENEVSGFHNWIQFYLEEANGNVDYQGYIFPRRRGESPDSETQLLTIQFEWNGVLKSVSSTLIGVSPEFEVALYTLCFFMGGEDNRVEIGPYAVNIKCYQMGNSKIGSAFPIAEN; translated from the exons ATGGACGGGCTCATCAAGGGGCTGATCAACGTGGCCATCGACGCCGTCGAGGGCGCCGGGCGTGGGGGGGAGCGGGTCGACGGAGACGCGCCGAGGAGGCACCGCCCGGCgcgggaggacgaggaggaggaggtgggccgcggcgacgagcggtCGCGGTCGACCTGGGCCGAG GTGGTCTCCGATCACAAGGGCGGCGAGCCGGAGGAGCGACCGGACCACCGGAACTCGAGGCGG GAGGGGAGacaagagaggagagacgaTGAGGATTGGGAGAGGGTGAATGCCAGGAAGCAGTATCAGCGCAACCAG TATGAGGAAGAGGACAGGAGGGACAGTAGCAGCCGACgcccgcagcagcagcagcaagcgcCAGCATACACGAGGCAGCAACAG GatggaaaagagagaaacGATGGAGAGTGGCAGACAGTTGGTGAGAAAAAGCGTCATGGAAAACCATACCAG TCTGAAGCATGGAATGCATATAAAAGGCCACCATCCGAACAACAGTACTCTGAGGATGCTGGTCGGATCCACCATGCTCTAAATGTTGAACCAACAAGGGAGGAACTCAACAGTTTATCGAATGCATGTAACCGGCTGTGGGAGCTCGACATGAACCGCCTAACACCTGGCAAGGACTACAGAATTGAATGTGGCGAAGGGAAGAAAGTATATCAGAAGGGTGATATGGCATCTGAAACTTTGTTCAGCTGGCTAGGAGATGATGTGCTTAGAAAGCCCACCTACTCTCGTTTCTGCGCGCTTCTTGATAATTACAATCCACATCAAGGGTACAAAGAAGTTAAAACTCAGCAGGACAAGCACGAGGAAGTAGCATTCATTGAAGAGATTGCCAGGACGGCGCCAATCAAGTACTTACACCGGTATTTAGTGCTGAAGGGAGTCGCATCTCAAGACTACGAGGACTTCAAGAGAACGCTGACATCCCTATGGTTTGATTTGTACGGAAGAGGTGGCAGTTCTAGCAGCTCTTCTGCATTTGAGCATGTGTTCGTTGGTGAGATCAAGGGGCGAGGACAAGGAGAGAATGAGGTTTCAGGATTCCACAACTGGATCCAG TTTTACCTGGAAGAAGCCAACGGGAATGTGGATTACCAAGGTTACATATTCCCAAGGAGGCGTGGGGAATCG CCTGATTCAGAGACACAGCTACTGACCATTCAGTTCGAGTGGAATGGTGTTCTGAAATCAGTGTCCAGCACTTTGATAGGTGTCAGCCCTGAATTTGAGGTTGCACTCTACACACTCTGCTTCTTCATGGGAGGGGAAGATAACCGCGTCGAGATTGGTCCATACGCAGTAAACATCAAGTGCTACCAGATGGGGAACAGCAAAATTGGGTCAGCATTTCCCATTGCAGAGAACTGA
- the LOC102719669 gene encoding uncharacterized protein LOC102719669 isoform X1, which produces MPPKARRGAAAASAAAGRKGPGTRGRLVKAQAAAVEEPAPVEEAKEVPAEEAKAAEEAPKVEEQKRQPSPPPHQPAAEEKALPDAAANGASHGEDEGTTKESYEEDKGERLEFEDEPEYEEEAAVDYDEKDLEQYEEQYDDVDEVVEYTEDVIEEEMVDEELDGGDDGEGEGYENAEEEHNVDVEDEDHHEMVKEHRKRKEFEVFVGGLDKDATESDLRKVFGEVGEITEVRLMMNPVTKKNKGFAFLRYATVEQARRAVSELKNPLVRGKQCGVAPSHDNDTLFVGNICKTWTKEHLKEKLKSYGVENFDDLLLVEDSNNPGMNRGYALLEFSTRPEAMDAFRRLQKRDVVFGVDRSAKVSFADSYPEVDDEIMAQVRTVFIDGLPPSWDEDRLKKYLKKYGAIEKVELARNMPAAKRKDFGFVTFDTHDNAVACADGISNSEIGEGDSKAKVRARLSRPLQRPPRMKHGLRGNFRIGQGASRGGRFPYDRPPLRRPPPRLSRPDVSRLPPPVRGRPLKRPVDIRDRRPVVSIPDRVRRLPPPERSYDRRPPALVYPKRSPRRDYGRRDELPPPRSRATFGDYSSRVPVDRRPSYREDYSPRGAAYSDLGPRNAPRLSDRRAYADDGYGGKIDRPLPTYREGRGRDYDTMSGSKRSYAEMDDVPPRYHDISVRQSKARLDYDMGGSSARYADTYSERLGRSHVGYSGGRSVSGHDSVYSSGRHGMSYGGSANSSDAGGMYSSNFGGSYMSRGSDVGGSSYSSLYSGRNAGSNSGYYGGSGSSSYY; this is translated from the exons ATGCCGCCGAAGGCTAGGaggggcgccgcggcggcgtcggcggcggcggggaggaaggGGCCAGGGACCAGGGGCAGGTTGGTGaaggcgcaggcggcggccgtggaggAGCCGGCGCCCGTGGAGGAGGCGAAGGAGGTGCCCGCCGAGGAGGCGAAGGCTGCGGAGGAGGCCCCGAAGGTGGAGGAGCAGAAGCGCCAGCCGTCACCGCCACCGCACCAACCAGCCGCGGAGGAGAAGGCTCTGCCCGATGCTGCAGCGAACGGCGCGAGCCACGGTGAAG ATGAGGGAACTACAAAAGAATCATATGAAGAGGATAAAGGTGAACGACTGGAGTTTGAGGATGAGCCAGAATATGAAGAGGAGGCTGCTGTTGACTACGATGAGAAAGACTTGGAGCAATATGAAGAGCAatatgatgatgttgatgaaGTGGTGGAATATACTGAAGATGTGATTGAAGAGGAGATGGTAGACGAGGAACTTGATGGtggggacgacggcgagggggaAGGATATGAAAATGCCGAAGAAGAACATAATGTTGATGTGGAGGATGAAGATCATCATGAAATGGTGAAAGAGCACCGCAAGCGGAAGGAGTTTGAAGTTTTTGTTGGTGGGCTTGATAAAGATGCAACAGAAAGCGACCTTAGGAAGGTTTTTGGTGAAGTTGGTGAGATCACTGAAGTTCGTTTGATGATGAATCCTgttacaaagaaaaataaaggctTTGCCTTTCTGAGATATGCGACAGTAGAACAAGCAAGGCGGGCTGTGTCAGAGCTGAAGAATCCGCTG GTGAGAGGCAAACAATGTGGTGTCGCTCCTAGTCATGACAACGATACTCTTTTTGTCGGCAATATCTGCAAGACATGGACTAAGGAGCAT TTGAAGGAGAAACTCAAGAGTTATGGAGTTGAGAATTTTGATGATCTACTATTGGTTGAGGACAGCAATAATCCAGGAATGAACCGTGGGTATGCTTTACTTGAGTTTTCTACTCGCCCTGAAGCAATGGATGCTTTTAGGCGATTGCAGAAGAGGGATGTAGTTTTTGGAGTTGATCGTAGTGCAAAGGTTTCCTTTGCTGATTCTTATCCTGAAGTTGACGATGAAATAATGGCACAG GTTAGAACTGTATTTATTGATGGCCTTCCTCCCTCATGGGATGAAGATCGTCTCAAGAAgtaccttaaaaaatatggagctATTGAGAAAGTTGAACTTGCCCGAAATATGCCAGCAGCCAAGAGAAAGGATTTTGGGTTTGTTACTTTTGATACACACGATAATGCTGTTGCATGTGCTGATGGGATATCTAATTCTGAGATTGGTGAAGGCGACAGCAAG GCAAAAGTGCGAGCCAGGTTATCAAGACCACTGCAGAGACCTCCTAGAATGAAGCATGGATTAAGAGGAAATTTTAGGATTGGGCAGGGTGCTTCTCGTGGTGGACGTTTTCCATATGATCGTCCTCCACTTCGCCGGCCTCCACCTCGTCTTTCAAGACCTGATGTTAGTCGCTTACCACCACCGGTCAGGGGCCGCCCACTGAAGAGGCCAGTAGATATTAGAGACAGGCGTCCTGTTGTGTCAATACCAGATAGAGTTAGGCGTTTGCCTCCACCAGAGAGATCATATGATAGAAGGCCTCCAG CTCTTGTGTATCCCAAGAGAAGTCCAAGGAGAGATTATGGAAGGCGTGATGAACTTCCTCCACCAAGGAGCAGAGCTACCTTTGGGGACTATAGTTCAAGAGTTCCTGTGGATAGACGCCCTTCTTATAGGGAAGATTATTCACCCCGGGGGGCAGCCTATTCGGACCTAGGTCCTCGTAATGCTCCCCGTCTTTCGGATAGGCGAGCATATGCTGATGATGGTTATGGAGGGAAGATTGACCGTCCTTTACCAACATATAGGGAGGGACGTGGTCGTGATTATGATACAATGTCTGGTTCAAAACGCTCATATGCTGAGATG GATGATGTGCCACCTCGGTACCATGACATTAGTGTTCGTCAGTCTAAGGCACGCTTAGACTATGACATGGGTGGCAGCAGTGCCCGGTATGCAGATACATATAGCGAGAG GCTTGGCCGATCACATGTGGGATATAGTGGTGGCAGATCTGTCTCTGGTCATGATTCGGTGTACAGCAGTGGTCGTCATGGCATGAGTTATGGAG GTTCTGCAAACAGTAGTGATGCTGGTGGAATGTACTCCTCAAATTTTGGTGGTAGCTACATGTCTCGTGGATCTGAC GTTGGCGGAAGTTCATATTCATCACTTTACTCAGGCCGTAATGCGGGTAGCAACAGTGGTTACTATGGCGGTAGTGGTTCTAGTTCATATTACTGA
- the LOC102719952 gene encoding leiomodin-2-like: MASSPTNTAASARRVPPPCWTPEETLALARAYTARRLSVGRAHLTSADWAAVADASSPTKTARQCRHKVEKLRRRLRSKRRRPCPLLDAIDLLDGPSPSASPSQSPSPPPPASPPPPPPSPPKKRRMSDDAEDDGESDVVKALRAIGEGFLRAEQRRMEAARKTQQMRMEMALRHLDSQRRLMEALVDRIVHSLE; this comes from the coding sequence ATGGCTTCTTCCCCCACCAACACGGCGGCCTCCGCCCGtcgcgtgccgccgccgtgctggaCCCCCGAGGAgaccctcgccctcgcccgcGCCTACACCGCGCGCCGCCTCTCGGTGGGCCGGGCGCACCTGACCTCCGCCGATtgggccgccgtcgccgacgcgtcCTCACCGACCAAGACCGCCCGGCAGTGCCGCCACAAGGTCGAgaagctccgccgccggctccgatctaagcgccgccgcccctgccCCCTCCTCGACGCGATCGATCTCCTCGATGGCCCTTCCCCTTCCGCATCCCCGTCGCAATCTccatctccaccgccgccagcttcgccgccgcctcctcctccctcgccgcccaAGAAGAGGAGGATGTCTGATGATGCCGAAGATGACGGAGAGAGCGACGTGGTGAAGGCGCTGAGGGCGATCGGAGAGGGTTTCCTGCGGGCGGAGCAGAGGCGGATGGAGGCAGCTAGGAAGACGCAGCAGATGCGCATGGAGATGGCACTCCGGCACCTCGATTCGCAGCGGAGGCTCATGGAAGCGCTCGTCGACCGCATCGTCCACTCGCTAGAGTAA
- the LOC102707765 gene encoding probable serine/threonine-protein kinase PBL19, producing the protein MGCLCLFQDKCRIKKRSGITAPAPASPPAAVGIISSAVSTEAGSNVSVPAAPSSTCTSSWANATNCPSESSSAGARPSASSSSARSTPELYDARQSGPRELALRELRGATGNFSPLLMVGQGGFGCVYRGVLRLPSGPPHGTPVAVKRLNLDSRQGHKEWLAEVQLLGVLEHPNLVKLVGYCASQTERGQQRLLVYEFVPNKTLDDHLFDRSHPVLPWGVRLRVALGAAEGLLYLHEGLEFQIIYRDFKAANVLLDEEFRPKLSDFGLAREGPSEGQTHVSTAVMGTYGYAAPDYVRTGHLTAKSDVWSFGVVLYEILTGRRSIEKSRPKEEQKLLEWVRRHPAESAQFGRIMDVRLQGRYSMRAAAEVAELAAGCLAKHGKDRPAMAEVVERLRRATQHDELDGEVYPPPEESSPLCQEAEAEAEALAAEDDVAVAAAAARRRMLHLAALGENANAHARRRLMLMRAAAAATAAT; encoded by the exons ATGGGCTGCCTGTGTCTCTTCCAGGACAAGTGCAGGATCAAGAAACGGTCGGGGATaaccgcgccggcgccggcctcccCACCTGCTGCCGTGGGCATCATCTCCTCTGCCGTCTCCACCGAGGCGGGCTCCAACGTGTCCGTGCCCGCCGCCCCGTCAAGCACGTGCACGTCGTCGTGGGCCAACGCCACGAATTGCCCGTCAGAGTCCTCGAGCGCCGGCGCGAGGCCGTCAGCGTCGAGCTCCTCGGCGCGGAGCACCCCGGAGCTGTACGACGCGAGGCAGAGCGGCCCGCGGGAGCTCGCGCTCCGCGAGCTCCGCGGCGCCACGGGCAACTTCAGCCCGCTGCTCATGGTCGGCCAGGGCGGCTTCGGGTGCGTCTACCGGGgcgtcctccgcctccccaGCGGCCCACCTCATGGCACTCCCGTCGCTGTCAAGAGGCTCAACCTCGACAGCCGCCAG GGGCACAAGGAATGGCTGGCCGAGGTGCAGCTCCTGGGCGTCTTGGAGCACCCCAACCTCGTCAAGCTCGTCGGGTACTGCGCGTCGCAGACGGAGCGAGGCCAGCAGCGGCTGCTGGTCTACGAGTTCGTGCCGAACAAGACGCTGGACGACCACCTGTTCGACCGATCCCACCCCGTCCTTCCGTGGGGCGTCAGGCTGCGGGTCGCGCTGGGCGCCGCCGAGGGGTTGCTCTACCTCCACGAGGGCCTGGAGTTTCAG ATCATATACCGTGATTTCAAGGCCGCGAATGTGCTGCTGGATGAGGAGTTCAGACCAAAACTGTCAGACTTTGGATTAGCGAGGGAGGGGCCATCGGAAGGTCAGACGCATGTGTCCACAGCG GTGATGGGGACGTACGGCTACGCAGCCCCGGACTACGTCAGGACAGGGCACCTCACGGCCAAGAGCGACGTGTGGAGCTTCGGGGTGGTGCTGTACGAGATCCTCACCGGCCGGCGGTCGATCGAGAAGAGCCGGCCCAAGGAGGAGCAGAAACTCCTCGAGTGGGTGAGGCGCCACCCCGCCGAGAGCGCGCAGTTCGGTCGGATCATGGACGTGAGGCTCCAAGGGAGGTACTCCATGAGAGCAGCCGCTGAGGTagccgagctcgccgccggctgcctcGCGAAGCACGGCAAGGACCGCCCCGCGATGGCGGAGGTGGTCGAGAGGCTGAGGCGGGCGACGCAGCACGACGAGCTGGATGGCGAAGTGTATCCTCCTCCGGAGGAGAGCTCACCGCTCTGtcaggaggcggaggcggaggcggaggcgctgGCTGCGGAGGACGacgtggccgtggccgccgcggcggctagGCGGCGGATGCTCCACCTGGCTGCTCTTGGGGAGAACGCGAACGCTCACGCGAGGAGAAGGCTCATGCTCATGagggcggctgctgctgccactgcTGCGACGTGA
- the LOC102719669 gene encoding uncharacterized protein LOC102719669 isoform X2, whose translation MPPKARRGAAAASAAAGRKGPGTRGRLVKAQAAAVEEPAPVEEAKEVPAEEAKAAEEAPKVEEQKRQPSPPPHQPAAEEKALPDAAANGASHGEDEGTTKESYEEDKGERLEFEDEPEYEEEAAVDYDEKDLEQYEEQYDDVDEVVEYTEDVIEEEMVDEELDGGDDGEGEGYENAEEEHNVDVEDEDHHEMVKEHRKRKEFEVFVGGLDKDATESDLRKVFGEVGEITEVRLMMNPVTKKNKGFAFLRYATVEQARRAVSELKNPLVRGKQCGVAPSHDNDTLFVGNICKTWTKEHLKEKLKSYGVENFDDLLLVEDSNNPGMNRGYALLEFSTRPEAMDAFRRLQKRDVVFGVDRSAKVSFADSYPEVDDEIMAQVRTVFIDGLPPSWDEDRLKKYLKKYGAIEKVELARNMPAAKRKDFGFVTFDTHDNAVACADGISNSEIGEGDSKAKVRARLSRPLQRPPRMKHGLRGNFRIGQGASRGGRFPYDRPPLRRPPPRLSRPDVSRLPPPVRGRPLKRPVDIRDRRPVVSIPDRVRRLPPPERSYDRRPPALVYPKRSPRRDYGRRDELPPPRSRATFGDYSSRVPVDRRPSYREDYSPRGAAYSDLGPRNAPRLSDRRAYADDGYGGKIDRPLPTYREGRGRDYDTMSGSKRSYAEMDDVPPRYHDISVRQSKARLDYDMGGSSARLGRSHVGYSGGRSVSGHDSVYSSGRHGMSYGGSANSSDAGGMYSSNFGGSYMSRGSDVGGSSYSSLYSGRNAGSNSGYYGGSGSSSYY comes from the exons ATGCCGCCGAAGGCTAGGaggggcgccgcggcggcgtcggcggcggcggggaggaaggGGCCAGGGACCAGGGGCAGGTTGGTGaaggcgcaggcggcggccgtggaggAGCCGGCGCCCGTGGAGGAGGCGAAGGAGGTGCCCGCCGAGGAGGCGAAGGCTGCGGAGGAGGCCCCGAAGGTGGAGGAGCAGAAGCGCCAGCCGTCACCGCCACCGCACCAACCAGCCGCGGAGGAGAAGGCTCTGCCCGATGCTGCAGCGAACGGCGCGAGCCACGGTGAAG ATGAGGGAACTACAAAAGAATCATATGAAGAGGATAAAGGTGAACGACTGGAGTTTGAGGATGAGCCAGAATATGAAGAGGAGGCTGCTGTTGACTACGATGAGAAAGACTTGGAGCAATATGAAGAGCAatatgatgatgttgatgaaGTGGTGGAATATACTGAAGATGTGATTGAAGAGGAGATGGTAGACGAGGAACTTGATGGtggggacgacggcgagggggaAGGATATGAAAATGCCGAAGAAGAACATAATGTTGATGTGGAGGATGAAGATCATCATGAAATGGTGAAAGAGCACCGCAAGCGGAAGGAGTTTGAAGTTTTTGTTGGTGGGCTTGATAAAGATGCAACAGAAAGCGACCTTAGGAAGGTTTTTGGTGAAGTTGGTGAGATCACTGAAGTTCGTTTGATGATGAATCCTgttacaaagaaaaataaaggctTTGCCTTTCTGAGATATGCGACAGTAGAACAAGCAAGGCGGGCTGTGTCAGAGCTGAAGAATCCGCTG GTGAGAGGCAAACAATGTGGTGTCGCTCCTAGTCATGACAACGATACTCTTTTTGTCGGCAATATCTGCAAGACATGGACTAAGGAGCAT TTGAAGGAGAAACTCAAGAGTTATGGAGTTGAGAATTTTGATGATCTACTATTGGTTGAGGACAGCAATAATCCAGGAATGAACCGTGGGTATGCTTTACTTGAGTTTTCTACTCGCCCTGAAGCAATGGATGCTTTTAGGCGATTGCAGAAGAGGGATGTAGTTTTTGGAGTTGATCGTAGTGCAAAGGTTTCCTTTGCTGATTCTTATCCTGAAGTTGACGATGAAATAATGGCACAG GTTAGAACTGTATTTATTGATGGCCTTCCTCCCTCATGGGATGAAGATCGTCTCAAGAAgtaccttaaaaaatatggagctATTGAGAAAGTTGAACTTGCCCGAAATATGCCAGCAGCCAAGAGAAAGGATTTTGGGTTTGTTACTTTTGATACACACGATAATGCTGTTGCATGTGCTGATGGGATATCTAATTCTGAGATTGGTGAAGGCGACAGCAAG GCAAAAGTGCGAGCCAGGTTATCAAGACCACTGCAGAGACCTCCTAGAATGAAGCATGGATTAAGAGGAAATTTTAGGATTGGGCAGGGTGCTTCTCGTGGTGGACGTTTTCCATATGATCGTCCTCCACTTCGCCGGCCTCCACCTCGTCTTTCAAGACCTGATGTTAGTCGCTTACCACCACCGGTCAGGGGCCGCCCACTGAAGAGGCCAGTAGATATTAGAGACAGGCGTCCTGTTGTGTCAATACCAGATAGAGTTAGGCGTTTGCCTCCACCAGAGAGATCATATGATAGAAGGCCTCCAG CTCTTGTGTATCCCAAGAGAAGTCCAAGGAGAGATTATGGAAGGCGTGATGAACTTCCTCCACCAAGGAGCAGAGCTACCTTTGGGGACTATAGTTCAAGAGTTCCTGTGGATAGACGCCCTTCTTATAGGGAAGATTATTCACCCCGGGGGGCAGCCTATTCGGACCTAGGTCCTCGTAATGCTCCCCGTCTTTCGGATAGGCGAGCATATGCTGATGATGGTTATGGAGGGAAGATTGACCGTCCTTTACCAACATATAGGGAGGGACGTGGTCGTGATTATGATACAATGTCTGGTTCAAAACGCTCATATGCTGAGATG GATGATGTGCCACCTCGGTACCATGACATTAGTGTTCGTCAGTCTAAGGCACGCTTAGACTATGACATGGGTGGCAGCAGTGCCCG GCTTGGCCGATCACATGTGGGATATAGTGGTGGCAGATCTGTCTCTGGTCATGATTCGGTGTACAGCAGTGGTCGTCATGGCATGAGTTATGGAG GTTCTGCAAACAGTAGTGATGCTGGTGGAATGTACTCCTCAAATTTTGGTGGTAGCTACATGTCTCGTGGATCTGAC GTTGGCGGAAGTTCATATTCATCACTTTACTCAGGCCGTAATGCGGGTAGCAACAGTGGTTACTATGGCGGTAGTGGTTCTAGTTCATATTACTGA
- the LOC102720233 gene encoding cationic amino acid transporter 7, chloroplastic-like, protein MALRDVLLSIAQTPHRLRRRALVTWTPAQETSEVRDRSGARMKRRLEWYDLVGLGVGGMLGAGVFVTTGRVARDAAGPAVFVSYVVAGVTALLSSLCYAEFSVRVPAAGGAFSYLRVTFGELVGFFGGANILMEYVLSNAAVARSFTDYLASTCGITEPDAWRIQVDAIAKGYNELDFPAVALILVLTLCLCYSYIGYDSASTMAEEIRDPARALPVGIAGSVLVVSALYCLMSVALCAMLPYTEISESAPFSSAFREKAGWEWAGSVVGAGASLGIVASLLVAMLGQARYLCVIARARLVPAWLAKVHPSTGTPMNATLFLDKGSTHPHYPCPGLCTASIALFTELQVVFEMISIGTLLVFYLVANALIYHRYAKLGANRSLHVLLFLLLLTLSSLGFSLSRRIDGQCRWGMALFGTISVAITAIFHCTVRRDMAEPPSEWTVPLMPWPAAASVFLNMFLMTTLKMMSFQRFGLWSLVIIIFYVCYGVHSTYTAEENEAVNAMIHHANMDMS, encoded by the exons ATGGCGCTTCGCGACGTGCTGCTGTCGATCGCGCAGACGCCGcaccggctgcggcggcgggcgctggTGACGTGGACGCCGGCGCAGGAGACGAGCGAGGTGCGGGACCGGTCGGGGGCGCGCATGAAGCGGCGGCTGGAGTGGTACGACCTCGTGggcctcggcgtcggcgggatGCTGGGCGCGGGCGTCTTCGTCACCACCGGCCGTGTAGCGCGCGACGCCGCGGGGCCCGCCGTGTTCGTCTCctacgtcgtcgccggcgtcaccGCGCTGCTCTCGTCCCTGTGCTACGCCGAGTTCTCTGTgcgcgtccccgccgccggcggagccTTCAGCTACCTCAGAGTAACGTTCG GTGAGTTGGTGGGGTTCTTCGGAGGAGCCAACATCCTGATGGAGTACGTGCTGTCgaacgcggcggtggcgaggagcTTCACGGACTACCTGGCCTCGACGTGCGGGATCACGGAGCCGGACGCCTGGAGGATCCAGGTCGACGCCATAGCCAAGGGCTACAATGAGCTCGACTTCCCGGCCGTCGCGCTCATCCTTGTCCTAACTCTATGCTTGTGCTACAG CTACATCGGCTACGACTCGGCGTCCACTATGGCCGAGGAGATCCGCGACCCCGCCCGCGCGCTCCCCGTCGGCATCGCCGGCTCCGTGCTCGTCGTCTCCGCGCTCTACTGCCTCATGTCCGTCGCCCTCTGCGCCATGCTACCCTACACCGAG ATATCGGAGAGCGCGCCGTTCTCGTCGGCGTTCAGGGAGAAGGCGGGGTGGGAGTGGGCGGGCAGCGTCGTCGGAGCCGGCGCGAGCCTCGGCATCGTGGCGTCGCTGCTGGTGGCGATGCTTGGGCAGGCGAGGTACCTGTGCGTCATCGCCAGAGCGCGGCTGGTGCCGGCGTGGCTGGCCAAGGTCCACCCTTCCACCGGCACTCCTATGAACGCCACCCTCTTTCTAG ATAAAGGTAGTACA CATCCCCATTATCCATGCCCAGGATTATGCACAGCGTCAATCGCACTCTTCACCGAGCTGCAGGTAGTGTTTGAGATGATATCAATCGGAACGCTCCTGGTCTTCTACCTGGTGGCGAACGCGCTCATCTACCACCGGTACGCGAAGCTCGGTGCCAACCGGTCGCTCCATGTCCTCCTCTTCTTGCTCCTCCTCACGCTGAGCTCCCTCGGCTTCTCCCTCTCGAGGAGGATCGATGGGCAATGCCGATGGGGAATGGCATTGTTCGGCACCATCTCCGTGGCGATTACGGCCATATTCCACTGCACAGTACGGCGAGACATGGCAGAGCCACCATCAGAGTGGACAGTCCCTCTGATGCCATGGCCGGCTGCTGCATCCGTCTTCCTGAACATGTTCCTGATGACCACTCTCAAGATGATGTCCTTTCAGAGGTTCGGCCTCTGGAGCCTTGTGATTATCATCTTCTATGTCTGCTATGGGGTGCACTCCACATATACTGCAGAAGAAAATGAGGCTGTCAATGCTATGATTCATCATGCCAATATGGACATGTCTTAG